CCTCCCCGCGCGGGTCGCCTTCGCATCGCTGGAGGCGCTGGCGTCGCTCGAGGCACTCGAGGCCATTCCGACGCTCGGTCCTCTCGATGCATTCGAAGGACTCTCGGCGCTGGGCCGCCTGCGCGATGTCGAAAGGCGCCTGCCGCCGGAGGGCTGGCTGCCGCAGGATCCGGCAGACTCGCTGTGGCGTGCCGCGCGAGAAGCGCTCGACGACGGCGATCCCCGGCGTGCCGCCGAGCTCTACCGCCGGCTGCGCACGGAGCGGCGCTTCGCCAGCTCGTCGTATCGGTCCCACGCATACTACTGGGAGGCGTATGCCCGTCACCGCGTCGGCGGCGCGTCGGAGCTGCGCAGTGCGCTCGCCACGCTCGAGGGACTCCGTCGCACGTATCCACGGTTCGAGAACATGGTGGAAGTCGAGCGACTTCAGACGCGAATCACGGGGGATCTGGCAGGCACCGGCGATCCTGCAGCCGCAACGCGTCAGGCGGAGCAGGCGCGACGTGCAGCCGCGCCTTCGGGTCAGCAGTGTCCGGACCAGGAGACGCGCGTCACAGTAGTGGAATCGCTCATCACGATGTCGTCGGCGCAGGCAATGCCTCTGTTGAAGCAGGTGATGGCGAACCGCAACGCGTGCAATGCACCGCTCCGCGAGAAGGCTGTGTTCATCATCTCACAGAAGGGCTCGAGCGAGGCCGAAGACCTGCTGCTCGATGCCGCGCGGAACGATCCCGATCCGAAGGTGCGCGAGCAGGCGGTGTTCTGGCTCTCGCAGGTGAATTCGGAGAAGTCGCTCGTGGCGATCGAGGAAATCCTGCGTACGGCGACGGACGAGAAGCTGATGGAGCAGGCCGTGTTTGCGGTGTCGCAGCACAGGAGTGCACGCGCGGCGCAGATGCTTCGCGACATTGCCAGGCGCAGCAATGCACCGACCGAGGCACGCAAGAACGCGATCTTCTGGCTCGGCCAGAGCCGCGGCTCCGATGTGAACACGTTCATGCGCGAGCTTTACGGCTCCGTGAACGACGAAGAACTGAAGGAGGCCGTCCTGTTCGCGCTGTCACAGAACAACGATGTAAACAACGCAGACTTCCTGCTCGAGATCGCCATGAACGCCCGGGAGCCTGTGGAAATGCGGAAGAGCGCGCTGTTCTGGGCGGGTCAGAAGCGGGCACTGCCGCTGAACCGGCTGGGCGAGCTCTACAGCTCCGTGCCCGACCGGGAGATGCGCGAGTCGATCATTTTCGCGATCTCACAGAGGAACGAGCCGGCGGCCGTGGAGCGGCTCATCGAGATCGCACGCACGGAACGTGACGTCGAGCTGCGCAAGACGGCGATATTCTGGCTCGGCCAGAGCAAGGATCCGCGTGCAGTGCGGTTCCTCGGCGAACTGATCAGCGGGTGAGGTGATCATGCGACATGGAATGATGATACTGCTGGCCGGCGCGGCGATGCTCGCGCCGGTCCCCGCCGCCGCGCAGAGCCTGGCAGCGCGTGTGAACGCCGCGCCTGCCGATGCGACGGTGCGCTTCACCTTCGAGTCCCGCCCGGGTGTGTGTGGGAACGGAGAGAACATCAGCATGCGCCGTGACTCGGACGACGCCGTGATGGTGCGCGGGCGCACGTACTCCGGGTGGAAGGAAGAATGCACCGAGGGGCCTGTGCAGATGGAGATCAGGCGGTCGGGGAATCGGATCACGGATGCACGTGCACGTGTGGGCGGCGACCCGCGTACCGGCGGCACGGATCTGGGCGTGGTCGACCCGGAGGCCGCCGTGACGTTCCTTCTGTCCGGCGATGTGCTCACAGCGGCGGAATCGCGTGCAAGCGACCGCCTGGTGTTCGCGGCCGTGCTCGCCAATGCGGAGAGCTGGCCCGGCCTGCTGCGCGTGGCACGTATGCGTGACCTGCCTTCGAGCGCCCGCAAGAGCGCCGTGTTCTGGCTCGCTCAGGCCGCCGGTGACCGGGCGACGGAGGGTCTCACGTCCATCGTCGGGGACGACTCGGACGAGATCGAGGTGCGAAAGCAGGCTGTGTTCGCACTGTCACAGATCCGGTCCGATGATACTCTCGATGCGCTGATGGCGATCGCACGCACGAACGCGGAGCCCGAGCTCCGCAGGAACGCCATGTTCTGGCTGGGGCAGAGCGATGACCCGCGCGTGATCGCGTTCTTCGAGGAGATCCTGCGAGACTGAGGAACGGCCGTATTCACCACTGAGCACACAGAGCACACAGAGGATCACTTGCAGCGCAGGTGCCGTGCGCGGTTCGATCATTCGTCTCTGTGTGCTCCGTGTGCTCTGTGGTGCTACTGCTTGTTGCGCTTGATTCTGCCCCAGGTCACGGCACCCGCTCGTGCACGCGAACGATCGGCACCCCGTTCCCGTCCTCGATGGATCGATCGAAGTAGTTCCAGTTCACCAGGCCGTCATCGGAGCGCGGCTCGAGCAGAGTGAAGATCAGGCGCGCGAGCGGCTGGTCCATCGACACGACAACCGCATCGGTACCTGCGGGGACCGTGGCGACAGTCCACGCGCCGTGCACCGTACGTTCGCTATGGCCCTGGAACTCGCGCGCCGCCGTTGTCGTGGAATCGACGCGGAACGTCTCGCCGCGGATCTCTCGCTGCTCACCGAGGCGCCGCCACTGAACGCCGTGCGCGTCCAGGTTTGCGAGCACCGGGGCCGGCGCCTCGAGCAGGATGTACGTCGCAGGCGCCACCTCGGACTCGGTCGCCGCAAACGTGCCGTACTCGGGCATGCGCTCCGGCCGCCGCGTATCCGTGCGCCGCAGGATCGTCGCGCCGCTGTACGGATTCCGCTCCTGCACCACGTCACCCATCAGGATCTCGACGGGCTCCGCCGACCGTTCGTACGTGGCGCGGAGCGCGAGCCGCTCACCGATCACCGGAGCACTGGAGGCATCCGCGACGGTCGTGCGAATGCGTGCTGCGTTCGCGTGGGCGTAATCGAGGATCTCACCGAGGAACCGGCTGGTGGCAGTGATGCGGTCCTGGAATGTCGCGTACGAGTAGGCCTCGCTCAGGATCGCGATGCGGTTACGCAAACCGACGTAATTATTGTTGAAGCGGGGGCGGTGATCGAACGTGTACCAGCCGCGCTCGTCGCCCTGACCCTGCAGGTTCCCGTAATAGTAGAAGTCCCAGCCATGCTTCTCGCGCACGTTGCGTGTGGCCTGCGGCAGCCAGTCCTCCCGCAGCAGAGAGATGATGACCGGATGCGTGTTCGGATGGAGTGGCGGCGAGTACGTGAGATAGTACGCGTGGCGCGTCCCGTTCGTCGTGTGCAGATCGACGCCGACGTGCGGATCGTAGCGCGTCAGCATCTGCACGAGGGAGCGCGCTTCCGGCGAGTCGAGCTTCATGTGGTCGCGGTTGAGGTCGTAGCCCTGCGCGTTCGGCCGCTGACCCATCCCGCCGACCGGGCCGTGCTGGGCAGGCCGGTTCGTCAGCAGCACGCGCTCGTTGCCGTCCGCGTTGTAGATCGGCGCGATGAGGAGCACGAGCGAGTCCAGCAGCTGCTGGTGGCGACCCTGAGCGATCTCACGCAACAGCATGAGCAGCGATTCCTTGCCCTCCACTTCCCCCGCGTGGATGTTGCCCTGCAGATACAGGACGGTCTTTCCGCTCGCGCGCACGGCCTCCGGACTCGAGTCGGGCAGTCGGCCGACGACGGCGAGGGGCAGTGCACGACCCTCGAGCGTGTAGCCGAACGTGTCGAGCTGAATCACCGGCGACGCCGCTGCAACCGTCTTCATCCATGTGACGACGTCCGCGTAACGTGTCGTTTCCTGGTAGTCCGTGCTCTCGGGCGCGGTCCTGAGCGCAGCCACTGGATCGGCCGCCGCCGAGCCCTGCGCGGCGAGCGGTGCAGCACCCGCAGTCGCGCACATGGCCAGCACCGCCAGCCGGCGCAGCCCTCCATCCCACCCCATCCCCCGGTTCGTCATTTCTCGCCTTTCGTTTCCGGATCCAGCGTGAGTGATGCGGAATTGACGCAGTAGCGCAGCCCCGTCGGGCCGGGGCCGTCGGGGAAGACGTGGCCGAGATGCGCCTCGCACGTCGCGCACATCACTTCCGTGCGCCGCATGCCGTGGCTGCGATCCTCTTCCGTGTCCACGTTCGTTTCGTCGATCGGCGCATAGAAGCTCGGCCAGCCGGAGCCGGAGTCGTACTTCGTGTCCGATCTGAAGAGCGGCGTGCCGCACGCGGCACAGCGATACACGCCTGGGGTTTTCTCATTCACGTACTCACCGGTGAACGGCGGCTCCGTGCCCTTCTGCCGCATGATGCGATACTGCTCCGGCGTCAGCTCGCGACGCCAGTCGTCGTCCGTTTTTTCGATCCTGCCCATGATTCCGCTCCGGAATGAAGTCGATACGTTCGGGTTCAGAGGTCCCTGCCGGGCGTACGCACTGAACGCGCCGGTCGCCGGGGCCTGCTCATGCCACGAGCTCACCGCGCAGCACGGTCACCGCGTGCCCGGTCAGCTCCACGCGCTCGTCGAGCACGCGCACGCCGACCACACCGGTGCGCGCGGACAGCTGCACGCCACGCAGCTCGTTACGACCGAGCCGCTCCGCCCACCACGGTCCCAGACAGCAGTGTGCGGACCCGGTCACCGGATCCTCATCCACGCCCGAGCGCGGGCCGAACCAGCGCGATACGAAGTCAAACTCGTCGGTGTCGGAGCGCGCCGTTACGATCACGCCGCGCGTCGGCACGGTGGCCAGTCGTGCCATGTCCGGTCGCAGCGCACGTACCTGGGCGGCATCCGCGACCTCGACCAGATAGTCGACGCGATTGCGCGCGAATGCGACCGGCGCGGCGACCTGCAGCGCTTCGAGCAGAGGCACCACCCACGGAACGGTAGTCGCAGGCTCCGCGGGGAAGTCGAGCACGATGAGATCCCCGGCCCGCCGTGCGGTCAGCACGCCACTGCGCGTGTGAAACCGGAGCGTCTCGTTCGCCGCCGCCAGCTCCAACTCCCACAGGACGTGGGCGCTTGCGAGCGTGGCGTGGCCGCACAGGTCGACCTCCACCGCAGGTGTGAACCAGCGCAGCCTCCAGCCCTCGTCGCGCCGCTCCAGGAATGCCGTCTCCGACAGGTTCATCTCCCGCGCAACGGCCGCCATCCAGTCGCCGTCGCGTGGCGCGTCGAGGATGCAGACGGCGGCGGGATTGCCGCGGAACGGCTCTGCCGTGAATGCATCTACCTGTATCAGCCGCACGTCACCTCCAGTCGCACCCGGCACCCCTTCTGCAAACTACGCCGGGGAGCCATACCGGCGTCCCCGCCGGCAGTGCCCCGGCCAACTGCGGGGAAGCCGGCATGTCCATTCGGGCCATCCGGAGAAAGTGGTGCCTGGTCCGGCTGGATGCCAGCGCCCCATCTGGATCCGGCGCCCCGCCTGGATATCAGCGCCCTGCCGGCGACCGCCACGTCCCTGTTGACGAAGGCGGGCACTCCATCGAGCGTTGAGTGACATCACCACCCCCGTTCCAACCATTCCGCCCGTCCCTTTATCTAAGGCTGCAGAATCGATCGGGGGACGACGTTGGGAGCAGCTACACTGACTGAGCAGACGATTGCAGGCGTCGCGGAACTTGACCGCGAGGACGTCCGCCGGGCGCAGGACGGGGATACCGCTGCGTTCGAGCGGGTCTATCGCCGCCACGCGGGGCGCGTCCACTCGCTCTGCAGCAGGATGCTGTCGCCGGAAGAAGCGGATGACCTGACGCAGGATGTCTTCATCCGGGCCTGGCAGAAGCTCTCGCTGTTCCGCGGCGACTCGGCGTTCGGCACGTGGCTCTACCGTCTGGCGGTGAACCTCGTGCTCGCGAAACGACAGACGTTCGCGGCCCGGCGCAGCCGGATCGAGGGGGATGTCGACGTGATTCCGCTGGCCGGGCGCGGTGACCGCCCGGACCTGCGGATGGATGTGGATGCGGCGATCCGGACACTGCCGCGGGGGGCCCGCGACGTGTTCGTGCTGCACGACATAGAAGGCTACACGCACGAAGAGATCGCCGGCATGCTCGAAGTGACGGCCGGCACCTCTAAATCGCAGCTCCACCGCGCGCGGATGAGCCTGCGCCAGTATCTCGGATGAGGAGGGTCAGCATGCACGGCCCATGGATTGAAAGAATATCGGATTCCATCGACGGTGCGCTGGACGCGTCCGGCGAGCAGGCGCTGAGCGCTCACCTCGAGGAGTGCGGGGAGTGCCGTCGCGTCGCACGGGAGCTGCGCAGTGTCGTTGCGGCGGCGCGCGAGGCGCCGGTACTGGAGCCGGCACGGGATCTGTGGCCCGCAATCGCGTCGCAGCTGGGAACCGGCGGGGCGACCGGTGCGCCGCTCGCGAGCTCGGACATCGCTCGCATGTCGGCCGTGACCCCGCTGCGCGACCGGGGGGTGCGGTCACGTCTCGCGCGACGGTTCAGCTTCTCGGCGCCCCAGCTCGCCGCTGCCGCCGTCCTGCTCATGTCGCTGTCCGGCGCGGCCGTGTGGCTGATCGGAAACGGCCCGCAGGCTCAGCCGGTCGCGACGGGCACGATCATTCAGAGCGCGAGCGAGGAGCCGCGCAGCACGCAGCTCACGGCTCTGCCCGCGCCGGCGCCGGAGTACGAGGCGGACGTTGCGGACCTGGAGCGTGCGCTCGAAGAGAACCGTGCGCGCCTGGACCCGGCGACGGTGGATGTGATCGAACGCTCACTCGAGTCGATCGACCGGGCCATCGAGGACGCGCGCACCGCGCTCGCCGCCGACCCCGGCAACCCGTATCTGCACCGCCAGCTGGACAACACGATGCAGAAGAAAATCGCTGTATTGCGACGCGCGGCTGGTGTGCAGCGCGTCCGGAGCTGAAAACGATGCACTGCGACGCGCGGCCGGTGCCCGTGTCCGGAGCTGACATAGAGGAAGCATGATCACGACACTGATGGCAGCGGGCGTACTCGCCCTGGCGGCATCACAACAGCAGATGGACACGACGTTCGCGGTCCGGCCGGGCGGAGAGCTGCGCCTCGAGGCCGTCAATGGCTCCGTGACGATCGACACATGGGACCGCGACGCGATGCGGGTGCGGGCGCGTCATGCCGGCAGCACGGTCATTGAGCTCGAGCGCAGCGGATCGGAAGTGAGCATCGACGCACGGCATCGCGGCATGCCGCAGGCCGTGACATTCCAGGTGACCGTGCCGCGCAATTACCAGCTCGACATCGAGGGCATGAGCCTCCAGATCACGGTCACGGGGCTGCGCGGCTCGGCCACACTCGAGAATGCGCATGGCGCGATCGTCGTGCGTGATGTCACCGGTCACGTCGAGATCGAGTCCGTTTCGGGCGGGGTGACGGTGGAGAATGTGCGCGGCGACATTTCCGTCAGCACGGTGAATCAGGCGATCAGCATCAGCGGCAGTCGCGGTGACATCGATGCGAGTACGGTCAATGGCAGCATTGTGATGCGGAACGTCGACTCGAGCGCGGTCGATGCGTCGACGGTCAACGGGCTGGTGGAGTACTTCGGCACGGTCCACGATGACGGCGACTACTTCCTCGGCACGCACAACGGCCGCATCACCATGGGTATCCCGGAGCGAGCCAACGCCCGTGTCGGGATCGAGGCGCGGAACGGCCGGGTCGAGAGCGATTTTCCCGTCCGCGTCGATGGCGCCCGCGAGGGCGAGCACGGTTTCACGCTCGGTAGCGGCAGCGCCCGCATCGACCTGGAGTCGTACAACGGCACGATCCATCTGGTGCGGCCACGCGGCCGCTGAACGATTTCACGATACACGTTCGAGGACCCAATGAATATGAATCGCATTGCACTGTCCGCCGCCGCGCTCGTCCTGATCGCGACACCGGCGGCGGCACAGCAGGAATGGTCGTGGAATGGCACGGTCGCACCCGGCCGCACGATCGAGGTGAAGGGGGTCAACGGCCCGATTCGCGCCGTCGCCGCGAGCGGCAGCGAAGTGCGTGTCCATGTCACGAAGAAGTCACGTCGCGACAATCCGGAGGATGTCAGAATGGTCGTGCTGGAGCACGCCGGCGGCATCACGATCTGTGCGGTCTATCCGCACCGGCCGAATCGGGAGCCGAACGAGTGTGCAGTCGGCGCGGGCGGGCGCAACAGCGTTCAGAACAACGATGTCAGCGTCGAGTGGGAAGTACAGGTGCCGCGCGGTGTGAACCTGACCGCGCGCACGGTGAACGGCGGCATCGAGGCGACCGGGCTGACTGGCACCACGATCGCCCATACGGTGAACGGCGGCATCGAGATCGAAACGAGTGGTCTGGCGCAGGCTGCGACGATCAACGGGAGCATCGATGCGACGCTCGGCCGCTCGGACTGGGACGATGAGATCGCGTTCACGTCGACGAACGGCTCGGTGGTCGTTGCGTTCACGACCGATCTGAATGCGCGCGTCAATGCGGAAACCGTGACCGGCAGCATCGAGACGGACTTCCCGCTCGAGGTGCGCGGCCGCTTCATGAACCGCAGCCTCTCGGGTACGGTCGGCTCCGGCGGCCGCACACTGTTGCTCGATACGACGAACGGCCGCATCGAGCTGCGTCGGCGCTAGCGGGTGATCAGAACCCGGACTAAGGGGCGACGCTGTCACGGATGAAGCGTATCACCCTCCGGTTGAACTCCTCCGCGTGTCCGCGCGGCAGTGCGTGGGTCCCGCCGCGGACCCACTCGACCGCCGCGTGCGGCATGCGGTGCCGCAGCAGTTCAATGAACTCGGGGCGGCAGACGGGGTCGGCGTCGCCGGCCAGGATGAGGGCGGGACACTGGATACGGGGCAGGCGCGCCGGCAGCTCGTCGCGGCTGTGGCGCAGCCACGTGCCGATGTAGCGTGCTGGCGACGCACTGACATACTCCCGTGCGACTGCGGCAATGACCGAAGCGGACGTCCGCCTCGCTTCCACTGCGAGTCCCCAGGCCTGACGAAGCAGCTCGAAACGGCCGGGTGCCCCGGTCGGTCCCACGAGCACCAGGGCCGCGGCGAGGTCCGGCCGCCGCTCGGCGACCTGCACAATCGCCTGCGCGCCCAGACTGTGACCGATGAATACCGCCCGCCGGATCCCGAGCGCCCGTGCGAGCTCGATCAGGAACGCGGCGCTGTCGGCAGGGCGGAGCCCGGTGTGCGGCCCCGGGGTCTCACCCCAGCCGGGCAGGTCGGGCACGATCAGATGGATCCCGGCCGCGGCGAACGCCGCGTAACTCTCCTTGTAGAACCGGCTCGTCAGGCCGAGTCCCGCGGTCACTATCGCGGTGATGCCAGAACCAGCCTCCCGGTAGGATGCGACGCCACCACTGAATTCCACGAGACCGCGCCGGGCACTCACGCGTCGAGAAACTCCAGCAGCACGCGGTTGAACTCCACCGGCCGGTCCGCCATCGGGTTGTGGGCCGCGTCGCGCAGCACGACCAGGCGGGCGCCCGCGATCCGCTCGAACATGGCGCGCCCGTGCTTCAGCGGTACGACCGGGTCCAGCTCACCCCAGATGAGCAGGGTCGGGCAGGAGATCAGGGGCAGGAGGGGCGTGACGTCGTCGCCGAGGAGGTGTCGCGCCGCGAGCAGAAGCGCGCGCGGTCCCGCGCGCAGGGCGTCCGCGGCGATCGTCGGCACGAATGCGGGCTTGCCCCAGCTGCGCGGCGGCAGCGCCCGGGCGACGAACCGGCCGGCGTCGCGCAGCGACCATTCGCGTGGCAGGCCGGAAGCGCTCACGAGCACGAGCCGGTCGGGCATGTGGTGCTGGGCGGCGATGTGCAGCGCGATCTGCCCGCCCATCGAGTGGCCGACCAGTGCGATGTCCGTCAGTCCCATCTCCACCAGCCACTGCGCCATCACGTCCGCCAGCTCGGGTACATCCGGCTGCCGGCCCGGCCGTCGGCTGCCGCCGAATCCGACCAGCTCCGGCACGTGTACCGAGTAGCGTCGCGCCAGCGCTGGCGTCGTAAAGCGCCACCACCGGCACGAGCCGGAGAGCCCGTGCAGCAGGACCACAGGTGGCCCTGCACCCAGGTGCTCCGACTGTATCCTGAACTCGCCGATCCGGGTCTGCCTCATTTCGGGCCGTTCCACAGCATCTCCTTTCCGCGGTGGCAGTACGCAGGTCCGCGGCCACACCATGCGAAAGGCTTGGACTCCACGCCCCTCAGGGCTATACTTACTGGCTGTAATGCTTATCAGCGGCCGCGGCCGCATGAACCCCATAGAAAGGTGTAACGGAAGCATGGAAGGAGGACGCCCGTTGGCGCGCAAGAAGCGTGAGAATCGGAAGAGTCGTACCGCCCCCCGTAACAACGCAGCCCCACCGACAGTACTCGATCGTGCGCGCGATGAGCTGTTCAGCGCAATCCGCCAGTGCGGAGTGCTCGGCGCAGAGCGCGATGAGCAGCTGGAATGGATGGAGGAGACGCTCGGCTTCATGAGAGAGCGCCACCCGGAGCTTGGCGCGCCGGAGCTGTCGCAGCTTCGCGAGGCCGGGCTGCGGTTCTGTCAGCCGGTCATCCCGCACGGGCGGGAGCACACGGCCCTCGCGCACGAGGACGCGAACGCGGCGTGAGCCGCTGCGTGCGGCTGCCCGGCCGGGCGGTCGCACGCGACTCTGAAACCCTGCCATGGACCCCGCCAGTACAACTCTGAAACTGTTCGCCGTGCTGGCGCTGATCGCCATCAACGCCTTTTTCGTCGCGGCAGAATTCGCGCTGATCTCATCGCGCCGTTCGCGGGTCGAGCCGCTCGCGCGCTCGGGGCATCGCGGTGCCCGGCGGGTGCTCGCGGCGATGGAGTCGCCCGAAAACGTCATCGCCGCTGCCCAGCTGGGCATCGTGCTGGCCACGATCGCCATCGGCTGGATCGCGCAGAGCGCCGTCTACGACGTCGTCCATCCCCGGATCGCTGCGTGGGGCGTCACCGGGCTGCGGGGTGAAGCGCCGCTGAGCCACGTTCTGGCAGCGGCCGTTACGCTCGTGATCGTGGTGTTCATCCATGTCGTGCTCGGCGAGCAGGTGCCGAAGCTGCTCGCGACACAGGATCCGGAGCGCATCGCTTTCCGGACGACCCGTCCGACGCAGTGGTTCGGCATCGTGCTCTCGCCGCTGATCCGGCTCGCTTCCTTCTCGGCGAGCGCGGTCGTGCGTCTGATGGGTGGGCGGCCGAGCGAGCTGCCGTCGATGGCGGACACGCGCGATGAGATCAGGCACCTGGTGGAGCAGAGTCACCAGGAGGGGTCGGCGGAATCCGACCAGGAGCAGATGCTGCTGGGCGTGATCCAGTTCCGCGACACCTTGGCCAGGGAGGTCATGACGCCCCGCCGCGACATCATCGCACTGCCGGTCACCGCGACGCTGGCCGACACACTGGCGCTCGCGATGGAGGAAGGCCATTCCCGGATGCCGGTGTACGCGGAATCGATCGATGACATCATCGGCATCCTGCTCGTGAAGGACCTGCTCACGCAGCTGACGATGGACAGCGCCGCCGCCGAGGACTTCGACCTGACGAAGGTCGTGCGCGAGCCGTACTTCGTGCCGGACACGAAGCGGATCGGCGAGCTGCTGCCGGAGCTGCGTACGAAGAGCGTGCACATGGCGATCGTGCTGGACGAATTCGGCGGCACGGACGGCCTGGTGACGCTCGAGGACATGCTCGAGGAGATCGTCGGCGACATTTACGACGAGCATGATGTCCCGGAGGAGGAAACCGACTTCGAGGTCACCGAGTCGGGCGACGTGCTGATCGATGGCAGCGCCAGCATCTTCGACGTGAACGAGCACTTCGGCCTGTCACTGCCGGAACAGGACTACGACACGATCGGGGGCTTCATCTTCGGTGAGCTGGGCCGTGTACCGGTGGCGGGCGACATGGTCGCGATCCCCGGCGCGCGTGAGCTGCGCGTCCAGGAAGTCGAGGAGCGGCGGGTCACGCGCGTGCTGCTCGTGCCGCTCGCGACATCGAACCGCGACGATGCGGCCGCGAGCGAGGCTGCCGACTCGTGACGCGGACCATCCTGCTGGTCGATGATGACGCAGAGGTACTGCGCATGCTCGGGAGCTTCTTCGAGAAGAAGGGCTGGGCCGTGCAGCGGGCGGCCGAGGCGAGCGGCGCCCTGGAGCTGTACGAACGCGACCGCGCCGATCTCGTCCTGCTCGACATCGGCCTGCCCGGTATGAGCGGGCTGCATCTGCTGGAGGTGGTGTGCGCACGCGATCCGGATGCGACCGTGATCATGCTCACCGGCCAGGCGGACGTGCAGACGGCCGTGGAGGCGATGCGGCTGGGCGCGGAGAATTTCCTGA
This genomic window from Longimicrobiales bacterium contains:
- a CDS encoding hemolysin family protein; translated protein: MDPASTTLKLFAVLALIAINAFFVAAEFALISSRRSRVEPLARSGHRGARRVLAAMESPENVIAAAQLGIVLATIAIGWIAQSAVYDVVHPRIAAWGVTGLRGEAPLSHVLAAAVTLVIVVFIHVVLGEQVPKLLATQDPERIAFRTTRPTQWFGIVLSPLIRLASFSASAVVRLMGGRPSELPSMADTRDEIRHLVEQSHQEGSAESDQEQMLLGVIQFRDTLAREVMTPRRDIIALPVTATLADTLALAMEEGHSRMPVYAESIDDIIGILLVKDLLTQLTMDSAAAEDFDLTKVVREPYFVPDTKRIGELLPELRTKSVHMAIVLDEFGGTDGLVTLEDMLEEIVGDIYDEHDVPEEETDFEVTESGDVLIDGSASIFDVNEHFGLSLPEQDYDTIGGFIFGELGRVPVAGDMVAIPGARELRVQEVEERRVTRVLLVPLATSNRDDAAASEAADS